The following are encoded in a window of Synergistota bacterium genomic DNA:
- a CDS encoding DUF4416 family protein, producing MGKEYPPYPVKLFMGVLYGDRSEYESIKEELSMEFGEIDYESGEMDFKWTNYYADELGDEVKRIFISFSPLISPEQIAHIKRVTNRMEGPGRRRINLDPGYISGGKLVLATTKDQAHRIYLGEGIYAEVTLRFRSGRFLPFDYTYPDYRSDEYNAIFIEIRRKYLEELKKPFPPTNRFTTRWNLKKIMESFDGTKALLIWEGKRGIIETLSFLSKARRMVELLGVAFKGGKREAEAFSHIDLVDYVFPFKENLSEIVRFLSPDLVILPEDFSIRGLDFHEGRVIRL from the coding sequence TTGGGGAAAGAATATCCTCCGTATCCTGTAAAGCTTTTCATGGGCGTTCTTTACGGGGATAGGAGTGAATATGAGAGTATTAAAGAGGAGCTCTCTATGGAGTTTGGTGAGATAGATTATGAGAGCGGGGAGATGGATTTTAAATGGACTAATTATTACGCGGATGAGCTTGGTGATGAGGTCAAGAGAATCTTTATTTCCTTTTCTCCCCTTATATCTCCAGAGCAGATAGCTCACATAAAGAGAGTAACGAATCGTATGGAGGGTCCCGGTAGGAGGAGGATTAATCTTGATCCAGGATACATATCCGGAGGGAAGCTCGTCCTCGCTACAACCAAAGATCAGGCACATAGGATTTATCTCGGTGAAGGAATATATGCGGAAGTTACCCTGAGGTTCAGGAGTGGGAGATTTCTCCCTTTTGACTATACATATCCGGATTACAGAAGCGATGAGTATAACGCGATTTTTATTGAAATAAGGAGAAAGTATCTTGAGGAGCTAAAGAAGCCTTTCCCACCAACTAATAGGTTTACGACGAGGTGGAACCTGAAGAAGATAATGGAATCTTTTGATGGAACTAAGGCGCTTTTAATATGGGAGGGAAAAAGGGGTATAATTGAAACGCTGAGCTTTTTAAGCAAGGCAAGAAGGATGGTAGAGCTCCTCGGAGTTGCGTTCAAAGGGGGGAAGAGGGAAGCGGAGGCTTTTTCACATATAGATCTCGTGGATTATGTGTTTCCATTCAAGGAAAATCTAAGTGAGATAGTGAGGTTTTTGAGCCCTGATCTTGTTATATTACCGGAAGATTTCTCTATAAGGGGATTAGATTTCCATGAAGGGAGGGTTATAAGATTATAA